Part of the Funiculus sociatus GB2-C1 genome is shown below.
GGGAGCTAGGTAAGACACTAAGCTGAGTTTGTCTGGTTGGCTGGTTGATTTTGTGTCCAATTGAGGGATACTCCGGTTTTGGCTATTAAATCTACAGTTTGTCTATCGGAATATAGTATATTAGTAAAAATCTCTGAAATCCACCCCCACAACTCTCGGTTGGCTGTAATTTCAACATTGGATTACTCTAATGACCGCCTCTTTGCGTTTATTTTCTAGTCCTGCTCAACTCAAGCAACGAAAATTTGCTCGCCGCTCTCTACTGCCCTTAGAGCCGGATTATCTTTGGAAAATCGAGTCTGGGGTGGTTCGCACCTTAACCTGGCTCGAAGACGATACGCCCATCACTCTCGGTGTATGGGGGACAGGGGATATTGCTGGTAAGGTTTTATCAAAAGCTGAGGCTTATCAAATTGAATGTCTCACACTTGTAGAAGCAACCCTCTTGCCCGTTAAAGATTGGCAACAAACTGCCCAGTTGACAATCCAACACATCCAACAATTTCAAGAATTTATGGAAATTCTCCACAGTAAATCGGTGGATGCCGCACTTTTACGCCTTTTGAGTTGGCTGGCAAAAAAGTTTGGTCGTGAAATTGAGCAAGGACAACTGATCGATTTACGATTAACTCATCAGGAAATTGCTGAAATCATCGGTGCTACCAGAGTCACCGTGACGCGACTGCTGAATGAGTTTGAGAAGCGAGGTATTATTCAACGTTTGCCTCAGCACTTCATTCTTCTGCACGAGCAACAACCGTTCTGGCATTACGAAATCTAATCAGGAGCGTAGAAAAGGATTAAGCCATCTACCATGTTTACCTTTACAGCGGCTTGCAGTCGAATGAAGTACAGGCTATGTGGAGAGATACCCGACTTCTTGGAGAAGTCGGGTATCTGTGTAACTCAATCGTACTATCTCGCTTCTAGAATTTTAGATTTTGAAGCAATTTTTGGGGAGATTGATTATTTCCAGAAATTGTATGATTTTGAATGATAAATTTCAGTTAGATAAAAAGTTAGGGTGAGCAGTGACTAATACAACTGCAAATACACACAGCAAAGGGCGACAGAATTCCTCGCGGGTGCGGGATCATTTGGCAAATGAGCGCACATACCTAGCATGGATGCGGACAGCGATCGCGCTGATGGGTTTTGGTGTTGTTATCGTGCGGCTACGCTACTTCCAACCTCCCCAAATACCTCATCTCGGCACTGGTTGGAAGTTGGGTTTAATCTTCTCCCTCGTGGGTCTGATGACAGTGTTACTCTCAACTTGGCACTATTTCACTATCCGCGATGCCATTGATGATGACACCTACGAACCGACAGGCCGTTGGGTAGTTGTGTTCAGCCTGGCGATTACACTTTTGGGTGCTGGGGTTATATATTTCGTCTTCACAGTTCCCTTTAACCCAACGAATTCTTTTACGCTTGAGTAATGGCAACAATTAGCTTTTCGCTTTTTATATAGCAATTCTATTTGATTTGTGAAAACTACCTTTTTTTAACGAACTGCTGAGGACGCTCCAGAACACAGAAAAAAGAGAATTGCATAAATGGATTAAGATTGCTATAGTATTAAGCCTAGTTAATTTGGGAAAAATAATTTGTGGAGAATGGGTAATTGTTTGCAATTACCCATTTGCCGCGATCCAACCTAATTCACAACTCAAATCGGATTGCTATATTTCGAGTGGGCGCGATCGCTGTCAATTCATGATTCCGCTTTAACGAACAGAGGCAGCCTCCAAGTGTTCTAGTTCTTGGAATAATGGCGTACTTAGGTAACGTTCGCCATAACTCGGTTGCACCATTACAATCAAACGGCCTTCATTCTCTACACGTCTTCCAATCTGAATTGCCGCACTTAAAGCTGCTCCTGTAGAGATACCTGAGAGCAACCCCTCTTCTCTAGCCAGCCGCCGACTATAATACATCGCCTCCTCATCCGAGACGGTGACAATTTCATCAATCAGCTCTTTTCGCAGAACTTCCGGGATAAACCCAGCCCCAATTCCTTGAATCTTGTGACCTCCCGGCTTACCTCCAGAGAGAACGCGGCTGGTGATTGGTTCCACAGCAACGGCCTGAAAACTCGGTTTTCGCTGTTTAATTACCTCAGCAACACCAGTAATTGTGCCACCAGTACCAACCCCAGATACCAGAATATCCACTTCACCATCAGTATCAGCCCAAATTTCCTCGGCTGTTGTTTCGGCGTGGATTTGGGGATTGGCTGGGTTGCGAAACTGTTGCGGCATATAAGAATTAGGTGTTGTCGCTACAATTTCTTCAGCACGAGCGATCGCGCCCCTCATCCCTTCAGCTCCAGGTGTCAGTTCCAGTTTGGCACCATATGCTTTTAGCATTCTCTGCCGTTCCAGGCTCATCGTATCTGGCATTGCCAAAATCAAAGGGTAGCCTTTAGCCGCCGCCACCATCGCTAAGGCAATGCCAGTATTTCCTGAAGTTGGTTCAATTAAAACCGTTTTACCAGGCTGAATTAGCCCAGCTTCCTCAGCTTTTTGAATCATGCTCACACCGATGCGGTCTTTAACAGAACCTGCTGGGTTCATACTCTCCAGCTTCACGACGATTCTCGCTAGACACCCTTGTTCTTGGGGTAGTCGATTCAGCTGAACCAGAGGCGTATTCCCAACCAATTCCGTGACATTATTAGCAATTCGCATTTTCCACTCCTTAAAGCTTCATGTCCGATATCTGCTCTGAGTGCGATCGCAACCCCCGTAGTTTTCTGCACTACGATCTGCCAAAACTCGTGAGCCTATAAATAGCTTTTTTCCTTTACTACGGTTATCCGCTGTGCTTTATGTATTTTAACCTCAAAAATATCCGGTTTCTCGATAGATTTTTAGGTCTTTACATATTTTTTTGCTCTTTAACCCTTATCCTGCTGGAGCTATAGGCAAAAAGGAATAAACCCAAGTAATCCTACTAATTAACCGTAGATTGTAAATATTTGAGAAGGTAATAGTGCCAATACGGTTCGGTTAAGTATATTCATCCCTCGAAGATCCCCCCAACCGCCCCCTGTGTCTCGCCCGAAGATTTGGGAAATTCGCTACACCCATTCTTTCGGGGGTTGCACAATTAAGCAAAAAGGAAGCCAGTTCGCTCAATTGTGACAGTCTGCCAGATATAGAAGTTTAAGTTATTCGGGTTTTATTTGAGCGGGTTCAATCTCTAGAGCAAGAAATTGAGAATCTGAAAACGCCAAGAAGTGTATTCAGTAGCATACCCTTTAAAAAGAGAGGGTATGTCTTATCAAAAGCCTCTAATCGACTGATTGCGGATGTGTTATATCACAAGGTTGCCTGGTTATCTCAATAGCGATCGCTCTTGTTTCTTAAATGCTGCAAAAAGTTCCGCATTCTGGAGAATAACTCCAGCTTGATTATTAAATATTTGCATATATTTTTGATCGCTCTCGTCAAAACTAGCCTGGAAATAATCGGGCGCTTCCCCTCCATCCGCCGGGTCATATTCGGGAAAATCGCCCAGTTTCCTTTTATTAACTAATTGAGTCACACCAATCAAATCACCATCGGGACTGAAGACTGGCATACATAATAAGCTACAAGTGCGATAACCCGTCTGATGATCGGTCTTTTTTGCTGTATCCGAATCCGGGCGAGAATATAAATCGAAAGGAATATTCAAAGCCTCTCCGGATTCGGCAACTTTGCCAGCATAACCTTGTCCTACTTTTACTCGGAATTCCTTTACAGAACCATCGTCAAAAGGAATCTGCGTCCACAATTCACCAGCCTTTTGATCTAAAATCCACAAAGTACTACGGTCGGCATTCATCAGTTTCTTGGCTGCTTCCATCACCCGTTTGAGAATTTCTTCCAGCTCCAAACTACTTTGATTCACAGAACGAGCTGCGGCCATTAGTGCGGCTGCCACTCGTTGTCCTCTAGCTGTTTTATGATAAGAGCGGAAGCTTTCTAAAATCATTTGAATCATCGGGGCATTTTCCGCAAATCGTTCTTCATCTACTTCCGTAAAGCCCTGTTGATCGATTCTTTCTGCTAAGGATGCAGTCCGGTCGCCAAACCGCTTTAATTTGTTGAGTAACTGAATAACTGCGACTAAATTACCCTGCTCATTTAAGAGCGGCAACGCTAACATTGTATAAGTACGATAGCCATTTTTTTTGTCTTGCTCTTTTGCTGCATCAGAGCGAGGATCGTCATAGAAATCAAAGGGAATATTGATAACTTCTTTACGGGCTGCTACCTCGCCCACAATTCCTTTATTGGCAGGTATCCGAATTTCTAAAGAGCCATCTCCATCTGCTTCAGCGATAATTGACCAGAATTCATTTTTATCTTCATCTAATAAAAAGATACTCGTGCGATCGGCACTCAAAGATTTGCCTGTTTTTAGAGTAATCGAACGCAAGGTGCTATCCAAAATATCATCAAAACCCTGGTTATCCATGACACTATTGAGCATCGCCAGAGTCTGACTTACCACATTTTTTTGCTGAGATTCTGCCTCTTTTTTGACGCTGGCAAATTTCTGGGCGTTTTGCAGAGCAACCCCCGCTTGAGAGTTAAAAATCTGCATATATTTTTCACTATTTCCGTCAAAACTAGCTTTGAAGCATTCGGGGGCTTCAGGCCAATTATCTGGGTTATATTCTGGAAACACACCTAGTTTCTTTTTATTCACTAATTGGGTGACACCTAGTAATTCCCCATCAGGACTGAAAACGGGCATACAGAGTAAACTACAAGTGCGATAACCCGTCTTTTGATCCGTTTTTTTGGCTGTCTCCGAATCAGGGTGATCGTACAGATCGAAGGGAAGATTTAAAGTTTCTCCGGATGCGGCAACTTTGCCAGCAAAACCTTGTCCTACTTTGACTCGCAATTCTTGAAAAGAACCGTCCTCAAAAAGAATTTTTGTCCATAGTTCATTTGCCTCTCGATCTATTAGCCAAAGTGTGCTGCGGTCGGCATTCATCAGTTTTTTTGCCGCATCCATAACTCGACCCAGGACTTCTTCAGAATCGAGGCTGCTTTGAGATAGCGATCGCGTTGCTTCTGTGAGTGCTTCTGAGGCTTGTAGCCTTTGGGCTAATTTGTAACAATACTGGCATCTTTCCAAAATTCGTCGAATTGCCGGAGCATAGTCAGCAAACTGTTTTTGATCGGCTTGTGTGAAGCCGTATTTATCAATTCTTTCTGCTAAGCGAGCTTGCGGATTATTCGGCTGCTTTAACTTATTCAATAATTGGACTACTGCAACTAAATCTCCCTGCTCATTTAATAATGGTAAAATTAACTCGTTGTAGGTGCGATATCCCTTATTGTTGTCTGGATCGTCCGCTTCCAAATCAGCCGGCTCGTCGCAAAAGCTAAAGGGAGTGCTGACAAATTTTTTGAAATAAGTTAACCGTCCTTTCGTTTCTTTATTTGACAAAATTTGAAGCTCGGGATGATTTCCGTCTTCATGTCTAGCGATAATTGACCAAAGTTCACTTTTTTCTTCATCTATAAAGAAAATTGTCGTGCGATCTACGCTCAGTAGTTCGCCCATTTTAAAGGTAATAGAACCTAATATTTCTGAAAGAATATCATTAAATGTCTTGCCTTCCATCACGCTAAGCATAGATAGAAGTTTTTGTTCTTGCGTGGCAACAATTTGCATAAAGTCGGCGTGCATATCCGCTAACGCCTTGTTCACCCATCTCTCGTTAAATACAGAGGCATAAATGCGATTACAAACCTTTAGTTTCCCTTGCCGCTTGACAATTGCTCCTGAGAGTAGCAATTCGATTTGTTCTGGACTTTGGTCAAATGCTAATTCATCTCGTTGTAAAATTAACTGATAGATATCCAGTAGCGCACGGCTTCGCTGTCCAATTCGGAGAATGCGATCGCGTATCGTCTTTAGATGCGGTGGTTCATCCATCGCTTCCCAACTCTCGATGATCCGCGATCGCACTAATTTCTCAACCCAGTCTGGAATTTCGTTAATGGGTAATAAACTTTGCTCTGCTTGTTGAAGGACTAATTTGCAAAGTTTTTGGGTAAGAAACGGCTGTCCTCCCGTCCAATCTAATACAGCTTTTAGCATTTCTTGAGGATTGCTAATTTTCCCTGCTAAACCCTCCGCTAAAAGCTGCGCTTCGTGTAATTGAAAACCATATAATTCAATCCCACGACCAATATTGAAAGGAGTACGATTTTTGTCTTGCATCAAATCAGAGGGACTTGCCACCCCCAGCAAGGCAAAAGTTAGACGTTCGTATTCATTGCAGGCGCGGATAAACGCAAAAAAGTCATCAGTCTTAAAATTTAAGCTGAGGACGTTATCAATTTCGTCGATAAAAATAACAATTTTCTGGCTGACTGATGTTAGCAGCACTTGTTCAATAAATTCACTCAAGCGCTGCACGGGAGGTAGAAAAGCGCGATCGCGCAACCAACTCTGTAAGTTAATCTTGTCTGAAAGCTGGAAACTCGTCACCAAACGCCGCATTACCCCTGCATACCACTGATCCGGCGTAATATCTTGGCTACCAATTTTCGTCAAGTCTATCGCTGCACAGGCAAATCCTTCTGCTTGCAGCTTGTGCATCGTTCGCACCCGCAAGCTAGTTTTTCCCATCTGCCGACAATTCAGCACATAACAAAACTCCCCCGTCTTCAACCCTTCATAAAGGTCAAAATCTGCCTGTCGCACTACATAAGTAGGAGCATCAAGCGGTAAATGTCCACCTACTTTATAGTTATAAGTTGAGTTTTGTTGTTGAAGCATGAATAGCTATAGCTGTGTAGAAACACCGTATAATTGATAAGTTTCGAGTTTAACAAAATAGATTATGAAGATAATTTCTTTATTTTCGTAGACATTTGTTCAATAATATCTTCATAACTCCACGCTGGATTTATTATAGGTATACTTTCGATTTCTTTAAATTTGCCTTCCTGAATAGTAGTTTTGCATCTCTGGTTAAATTTTTCTAAGTCTTGGGCTAGTATTGCAACAATATCAGTATATTCAAATTCTAAATCTCCGTTAACGCGCCATTCTCTTTCCCAGGTAAAATCATAGTTATCCCCTATTTTATTAATTAAGGAGAAGTAGTAAATCTTTTTCTTATAATATTTTTTTTCAAGGTCTGTAAATTCCTTTCCTTTTTTTTCTTGATTGATTTTATCAACATCTTTAAAAAAGTTATCAAACTCTTCTATTAAAAAAATATCTAAACCATGAAAATTGCTACTTATATAAATTGCCGGATTAGCAGCTTTTTGCAAAAGTCTATCTTTTAGAAAAACTAATCCATAGGGTTGCAACTTCACTTCTCGTTTAATGTCTGATGTCAATATTCGGATTTGATGTAATGGAGTTTCTGTTAAACATACGGTATGAAAATATTTCTTAAAGTCATCATCATAGTCAAGCTTTTCAATTTGATGCTTAAAAAGACAATGTATATTACGAGCCTCAATTTTTTTATGCTTAAGTATATTTACTAGATTATCTAGGGCTTCAATTTTTTCATATTCTCTAGTTAAGTGTGTTAAAAATCTTGAAATATCTTCTCTATTTTTAGTATGCTCAATCATTATTAATGCCCCAAATACTATGCTAAAACAATATCGAGTAAGAACTTTATCTCAAGCGATCGCTCACCATCTCCTCCTCACCGCAATCCTTTTTCTCGCAACAAATCATCAGCCCAAGCAGCATCCTCTCCCTTCAAAGGTGGTATCGCAGGCTGAGTATAATCCACTGTTAAATCAAATCCCGCTTGGTCATACACCTCACTTAACAAAGCTTGTAATTCCACTTGCACTTCTGCATCCCCTGGTTGTAAAGGTAAAGGGAAGGAGGGAATTTCTTCTCGTACAGTAAAAGCATACAAATGAGCTGCTGGACGGCGAACGCTTCGACTTACTAAAATTCGATAATCCGCCTGAATCTCCCTCTCGACTGGCATTGGTTTTCCGCCTCTGAGTAAGTCAATTTCTACTAGGTGGGTGGCGCTTGTTAGAACTTGTTGTCGCTTAGTTTCATACAAGTTTCGTCCAACTCCGGCGCGTTTATTTTTAGGAGAAAGGATTTCTATAACAGTAATCACCTCACCCGTTCCTACTTCTCTAATTTCTAAGTAACCTTCCCTGGTTTCTTCAGGGATTGGTAGTTTTACTGTTATCGGTTCGCGGGGGGAGGTAAGCGTTGCGGTTGATTGAGATTGATTGTTGGATGAAGGCTTGGAGAATACCGTTACATCGGGAATCATTACCAAGTCGCTATCTTTTACATCACTTAAATAAATCCGCTTTTCAATTGCTACGCGATATTTAGGACGAAGAGAGGGTGCTATGGCAATGGCGATCGCGGTAATTAACCGATGATGTACCTCAGCCCACAATTCAGGATTTTCTAAGTATGGATCTACCCCTGGAAATGGAGAAGGCATTTTCTGACCTCTAGCAACAATTGTGTCAAATTTTCTCTACTATCTAAAATTTTCCCAAGCGCTCGCTAAAATATTGCCGATATAAATCGAAGCGTGGCGTGACATAGTTACCCTGCAACTGTACTAGCCCCATACTGTGCAACTTAAATGCTGTCACTGACTCCAATTCTACGGGTACATCAGCTGTCACTACCTTAGCGAAAGCAGCAGCTAACTCTCGATGTTGTTGTAAATTCCACAAATGTCTTCGCAAATGGTCATCATAAAGTCCCGCCTCTGTGGGAGCAGTTTCTAACAATTGCTCCATCGTAATCGTCTGCTGTGCGATATGATAAAGAGCCAGCCGCACCAGATAGGGATGTCCGCCCACCAGCGCCATCAATTGTTTAATCTGGCTTGCATTCCCATTCAGTCCATGACGCTGAGTTAAATCTTGCACCTGTTCCGGGCTAAAATCTGGCAACTCAATTGGCAATCCTACATTAAACGGCGATTGATTGACATTCAGAGGGATATAAACTTCCGTTGAGTGTACTACAACTAGGCGCAATTGTTGCCAGCGATCGCTATCGCCACCACCATATCCAGCTTCCTCATACCAAGCACGTAGCAACCCAAAAAAATCATCGGCAATTTTCGGATATTGAAAAACCCGATCCACCTCATCCAAACCTAACACCAGGGGACTCTCGGTTCCTGACAACAAACAATCTTCAAAATAAGCAGTACAATTATCCTTACTGCCATAAGTATCAGACCAATAATCATCAACTTGGTGCGGTAGCCGCAGCTTTCGAGAAATTCGCGCGCAAAACCACTTTAATAGTTGATTCAAGTTTGTAAAAACTGCTGTATCTGCGTGTTGAAAACTCAACGGAACTGTGCGATATCCCTGCTCTTTTGCCTGATACAAAATCCTCGCCATCAGGGAAGTTTTCCCCATCTGTCTCGGTGCTTTAATCCTAATCAGCGCCCCTGGTTGAAAAATTTCCTTGTAACATTGAGCTTCATAGGGAACTCGTTCCACATAAAAAGCCGAAGCCAAACGTACTTGACCGCTTGGTAACTCTGGTTCTGCTACTGGTAAAGGGGAGGGGATTTTGGATTTTAAAGCGATTTTTGGGGAGATTGATTCTTCCCAAAACATCGCGTGATTTTGGATTGTAGAGACGTTGTATGCAATGTCTTTATACTTTGCCTTCCCATCCCCCCAATCTTTCATTCCCCATTCCCCCTTACTTGCTAACAGGTTCAGGACTTCTTGCACAATTGCAGTATCAGCCGGGGATTCCCACTCAAGTTGCCCAATTCCCTGCAAATAGCCGCGTAAATCGTGGTTTAAAGACAAATTTAAGGGACAATTAACGCGAATAGGTAGCACAATTGGCTTATGGTGAATAAAACGCAACTCTTTAGCCCGTCGTAACTCTTCGAGTGCCATTTCACTAACCGCAGCTTGGGGAGAAAGTAGCAACAAAAAATAGTCGCAGTGCTGCAATTCCGTATCAATGCGATCTAGCGAATTTTCTGGTAAATCAGAGGGCTTAGACAAATCATTTGCGTCTACAGTAGCCATAAATGCTGTGTGTCCAGCAGCATTTATAGCTTCATAAAACTGAGCCGCCAGACTCCGATCAGGCTCAACAGCCGAATAGGAAATAAAGACTCTTAAATTAGGCGGTGCTTCTTGTAGGGGTGATTTTTGGTTAATAATTACTGGCGCTTCTGTAGATTGTCGCTGCTGCTTAATGGCGCGTTCTATTGCTCCTTTAAAGTTTTTTTTTGTAACCTTTTCATTTAAGGCATTTGATAGCTTTTTCCATAACTTATAGCCAACATCTTTTTCTATATACTGAGGGTGAATAGGGTAAATATCTTCATAAGTTTTACCTTCCCAAGACCCTGTAAATACTTGCCGTTCGAGGTCATTTAGATATTTTCCCGTAGTAGCACAAATTAAGCTATCTGTAAACTCTAATGCCTCTTTAACGTCCATAGGTCGTGTAAATTTTTGTTTGAAAAAATCAAGTATTTTTTCAAAGTTTAACTAAGTAGTAGCCTATATTATACAAAATGCAACTGTTCCAGTCCGCAGATGTTCCGTCTGGGAAGACAGGCAAAATGCTTGCCATGATTAAGATAGCAGGCAAGAGTATCGCTCCCCAGCCAGGAAGAAAAATATCTTTTCTTCCTCTCTCCCTGTCTTTCTGTTTCCCCTGTATCCTATGTATCATACATTTCCGATAGAAGAGAGTTTTTACGGAGTTTTTCTGAGCTTTCCTGAGGTGTTCGGCAGCTGGAAGGGCATATTAGAGAGCGATCGCGTACTTTGCACACAAGAATAAGCGATCGCGCATGGTTACTTGTGGTCAGCTCAACCTAGAAAAAATACTCAAAATTTATGAGCTTTCCTGGTTGCTATCTAATGAAACATAAGTGAAACTACTGATATAAGTTTCTTATTCACCCGGTTTTACTTTTAGAAATAATACATAATTAATATAATGTATTTATCCAAATAATTATGATTGTCAAATTAGAATTGTCACAACTGACTTGATTAATTTAATTTATTACTTCGCAGAATTTTTGTCAGGGGAATAGAGATGTTTAATCCCACCACAGTGATGATTGATACCTTCGTTGAATGCCTGCGGGCTGGCTACCGCCGTACTTACGGCGGGCTCAAACCAGACTACGCCGACATCATCGCTTGGGCTGGAAACATGGCGCTGGAAAACATTGCCAACAGCGATGCCCTTTATCACAACGTCGAACACACAATTTACGTCACATTAGTGGGACAGGAAGTTTTGCGGGGGAAGCAAATTCGCGAAGGTAGAGTCTACTGCGAAGATTGGTTGCACGCCATCATTTCTTTGTTGTGCCACGATATCGGGTACGTTAAAGGCGTTTGTCTGGCTGACCGAAACAGTGAAAGACTGTATGCCACAGGTGTAAACGGCACAATGGTTTCCCTACCTCCAGGTTTAACCGATGCCAGCCTGACACCTTACCATGTGGATCGGGGAAAACAGTTTATTGAAGAGCGCTTTGGCGGTCACAAACTAATTGATGCCGAAGTGATTAAGCGCAATATCGAATTAACCCGTTTTCCTGTGCCAGCAGACGAAGATCATCAAGACACAACAAACTTTCCCGGATTAATTCGCGCCGCCGATTTAATTGGGCAAATGAGCGATCCGCGCTACTTGCAAAAAATTAGTGCCTTGTTCTACGAATTTGAAGAAACAGGAGTCAACAAAGACTTAGGCTACCGCAACCCAGGCGACTTGCGGAGAAACTACCCAAAGTTTTATTGGAATGTTGTTTTTCCCTACATTCAAACAGGGTTGGATTTCTTGGACGTGACGCAAGAGGGAAAGCAGATTTTGGCGAACCTCTACGCGAACGTGTTTCGGGTCGAGTACGAATCCCCCGTAGCTCACAAGCGTTAAGCGATCGCTCATCCTACCATTTCTCGTTCCCAGGTCAGAGAAGGGAATGCTATATAAGTGAGGTGGTCGTCTTCACTTCTATAAAAAATCAGTTTGATGCACTACTCCCTGACTCCTCCACGCCAGTCACCACAAGGGTTAGGAAAATACGCAAGGCGCTGGCTTTCTAACCCACCAAGTGCAAACGAAGCGGCTGGCGGTTAAGTTCTGTGGGGAAACAGAAAAGAAAAGATGTCAACAGATGTCTCTATAAGGCAGAATCATCATTGAGATGACAGCACCTGCGACTTAATATTCGGCTACCGCAATTAGTAAACATCCTTTAAAGAATAAAGCTATGCCAACTGCACAGGCACCCAACGATACAGATAATCTCGACGAAAGACAACTCCTCAAAACCCTAG
Proteins encoded:
- a CDS encoding Npun_R2479 family HD domain-containing metalloprotein; translated protein: MFNPTTVMIDTFVECLRAGYRRTYGGLKPDYADIIAWAGNMALENIANSDALYHNVEHTIYVTLVGQEVLRGKQIREGRVYCEDWLHAIISLLCHDIGYVKGVCLADRNSERLYATGVNGTMVSLPPGLTDASLTPYHVDRGKQFIEERFGGHKLIDAEVIKRNIELTRFPVPADEDHQDTTNFPGLIRAADLIGQMSDPRYLQKISALFYEFEETGVNKDLGYRNPGDLRRNYPKFYWNVVFPYIQTGLDFLDVTQEGKQILANLYANVFRVEYESPVAHKR